In Vitis vinifera cultivar Pinot Noir 40024 chromosome 11, ASM3070453v1, a genomic segment contains:
- the LOC100244426 gene encoding cASP-like protein 2C1 — protein sequence MSVLGVGPRTVTPHLRKGMMESSSGISLARAEAFLRLFAILVLVLTACLLGFDTQTKLLFSTIKKTATFRDLGALQVVVYVDSVAAGYNLLQLGRGFISAKLKGKLINVSYVTLPWVCFLLDQAAVYTVFSANTAALQASIIAVTGESSLQWMKVCNRYTRFCIQVGGALLSGYLASLLMVLLSSLSAFSLFRLYSPKQFHLLKPT from the exons ATGTCGGTATTGGGTGTTGGCCCTAGAACAGTCACACCCCACCTGAGAAAAGGGATGATGGAGTCTTCTTCTGGGATCTCACTGGCCAGAGCTGAAGCTTTTCTGAGGCTTTTTGCCATACTGGTCTTGGTCTTGACTGCTTGTTTGCTGGGCTTTGACACCCAAACCAAGCTTCTCTTCTCCACTATTAAGAAGACTGCCACTTTCAGAGACTTGGGTGCTCTCCA AGTCGTGGTTTATGTTGATTCTGTGGCTGCTGGGTATAATCTCCTTCAACTAGGCAGGGGTTTTATCTCTGCTAAGTTGAAAGGGAAGCTTATAAACGTGTCATATGTCACTCTTCCTTGGGTTTGTTTCCTCTTAGATCAG GCAGCAGTGTACACCGTATTTTCAGCAAACACAGCTGCATTGCAGGCCTCCATTATAGCTGTCACTGGTGAGAGCAGCCTTCAATGGATGAAGGTATGCAACAGATACACCAGGTTCTGCATCCAAGTTGGTGGGGCTCTTCTCTCTGGCTACCTAGCCTCCCTCCTCATGGTCCTGCTCTCTTCTCTGTCTGCCTTCTCTTTGTTCAGACTCTACTCACCTAAACAATTTCACCTCCTAAAGCCCACTTAG